tcttaATACATATCATGTATTTTTAGTAAATTTTTTGACACATATCCTAAATTTTCACTAGTAAATTATAATTATCAGTCTTTTTATGTATTGGTTTGGATCGGGTACTGTGGAAAGTTATATTGCAtgcaaaattatattttatatgttatttatgaaaaataattaataaaatataattttttacatATAAAATATAAGTTTGATAATTAAGAAAGTAGAACTCTAACAACAcaaaattctttttttttcttacaaAACAACATCAATTCAAAGCATAATATCAATATATATGGAACAATACAAAACTTGAATTCCTTTAGGTTGTGTAtggtaaattttttgtttttgaattttttaaatacataaatggaaatataattttatttttgtttttttatttaaaaaaaataaaaatatgtttactatttttattttttgtttttttaaataataaacgcgtttgataacttttatttttattttttatttaacaatatgAAGTGTTGATTTGAataaataagaaagaaagaaaaaaaggtcGAAACCGTTTAAAAAATTTTTGAAATTGAAAAataattctattttcaaaatttaaagaattttaattaaaattttaaaaaataataaataaaaatagagttaccaaacatgTTTTgtgtttaattataaaatttttaattaattaactaaaaaaatattttttaaatattaccaAACAGCACCTTAACAATCTAAATAAGGCTGAGAATAACTCATCTGCGTAGTTGAAAAATGTAAATCtatttttatttcaaaactaATATCCTTATTAATATAAGCTAAACACAACATAAAATTTAATGTCAGTTTAAATTTTATGTGTTCAAATAATACTAATCatattaagaaaatataaatattttaataataaattataattgaAAATGAAAACTTATAAATATTTTGATAAACTATCCAATATAAAAATGTTTGTATTaatattgccaaaaaaaaaacaaaaacaaaaaatgaatTATTATTCAAAGTTCTACATATATatctagaaataaaaaaaatataaaacgaTCTATTCCACAGAATAGTCAGAGAAGATATTattaattggtattttccacTAATGTGACCAAACTTATATGGTTTTACTGTAAAGAGATTGCGTATTAAAATAGGAGTCCCACACTTCCATCACTATAAATACCTCTAAAGATCAATACCCTTGTCATTCACTCATATAGACTACGTATAATAGAAAAGCACAAAATCTTCCAATAGCTAGCTATCCAAAAATGGAGTCAAGATCACTGGTCAGGATTTCGCAAGCACTACTATTCATGACATGTATAGTAGGGTTTGCCATTGCCCAAGACAGTCAACAAGACTTCCTCAACGCCCATAACTCGGCTCGCGCGATGGTTGGCGTCGGGCCACTGAGTTGGGACGACAGGGTGGCGTCGTACGCGCAGCAGTATGCCAACCAACGCATAGGTGACTGCAATCTGGTGCACTCCGGAGGGCCTTATGGCGAGAACATTGCGTGGGGCAGCGCAGACCTTTCTGGCGTTGATGCCGTGAAAATGTGGGTGAATGAGAAGGCCGACTACGATTACAACTCGAACACCTGCGCTGCTGGCAAGGTTTGCGGGCACTACACTCAGGTGGTGTGGCGGAACTCGGTTCGTTTGGGGTGTGCTAAGGTTCGGTGCAACAACAATAAGGGTACCTTCATCACTTGCAACTATGATCCCCCAGGCAACTTTGTTGGCCAGCGCCCTTACTAAATTAAAGCCAAAAAAATATTATCGCAGTAATAACAGGCATAAAAAAACCCTTTTATTAGTAATTAATATGTACCTGTGGTCGATCATATTGATGCCAGCAGAAAGATACTTGTATGGTTTGTGCCTAAATATCAATATCTTATATTGAAAATATAGGCTTTATATATATTATCAACgaaataaataaatttgttaccAGCAAAGtgatgtgatttaatatattcagTCAAGGTTTGATCTTCTTATTTCTTGAATTAACCTTTAGCATTCGTCCTATTGATGTTGATGAGTAAAAAATGCTTCAAACAGTACCTTCCATAATTGGAAAGATCCTCTTATAGAAATCAATACTTTATGGCCATCATTATCCCCCATTATAAATTGGGTTGTATATATGCGAAATAAATAATATGAAGGAAGAGGACAATTATTTTGATTGGTCTTAAGTGTTTAAGCAAAAATAAGCTTCCTCCCCCTGTAACAAGGGTTGTGCAAAAAATTTTACAAACCGCCTAACCCGAATAAACCgattaagagtttttttttttccttttatacaTACATATAGTAAGTATATTAATACATATATTATaggtaatattaaatattatttttcaatttttaacaatgaatttagaataatgttttaaagtttcaatttagaataatatgttgaatctaattatttaaacatttttttatcaaaaaaaactaaaaattggttttagcgggttaacccgaccaaccgcCTAAAACATTGGATgagttaaatatttttttttctaaattgggCGGGCTAGCGTTGGATTTTTGCAACCCGATGTTGACTGCTTGAGGGAGAGTGAGGTGCCCTCTTGCACCATAATTGAAGTTGTGCTACACATGCGTCAGAGGAGAGTGAAGATCAGTTGATGGAGTGGGGCTGAGGCGCAGTGGAGAGTGATTGCGACACGTGTCGAAAGTCGAAGTGTTGGTCTCTCTTAGGCTTACGGGCCTGGTGGTGTTTGGACTGAATTTGGGACTACAAAATATAGAAATTAACATTTTTGTACTCCCAAATTTAGCCCAAACATCACGAGGCTCGTAAGGCCCAAGAGAGGCCAACACTTCATcttttgacacttgtcacaatcaaTCTCCACTACGCCTGCAGGGCCCTACTCCACCAGCTCCTCTGACGCATGTGTAGCACAAATTCAATTCTGGTGCAAGAGTGCACCTCACTCTCCCTCGCGCGACTGGGCAAAGAAAACACCCCCACCCATACGAATTTTCTGTAcatactacaagaaaaagactctacagcaAGGATATTTAATGCGATGACTCCAAAGTCGTCGCTATATGTAGTCGAAATCCAcgattttttttaattcattaaaaaaattggTTACCCTAAAAACACAACCAGACCCTCCAAATTCCTAGtaccctacagcgatgacatgttgtCCCTGTTGCTTACCAGTAATTTGGAGGAAACAAGAGGCGGGAACTGACTCTATGGCGACGATAGTAGAGTCCTCGatgaaaaagaagaaggaaatatgtttgtctatagcgacgacatgtcgtcgctgttggATATGGAGAGAACTTAACTGCCagaaattattataaaataaaataataattttaatagtataaattttttttaatattttttttataaattatgtagaaattaaaataataatttttaatggtaaattaataaatttataattaaatatttatttaattaatttaatatatattcataaaatttgataatatatatctAGAGAaattaggtaattaagttaactttactcttaaaataataatttaaaaataataaaatttattgttatttttttaaataaaaagtgaaaattagaaTAAGAATTTGATAACTATtaaaaaacataataataattataatgaaatatatttgtttatataatgaaactttacaatacattcataactaaaaataatatatattcataaaatttaataatatatattcataaaatttaataatttattcataagattcaataagatttcacaatttacttgaaataattagtattttggtgataaaaaaattattatcaaataaatatagttttttatgattatcacattgtgataatttatttttcacttcaatcagttatgacgattgacaagagttgcATAACTAATAGATgacgtaactctgatgagttttggaatggtcttcaagcatttatacaaatgaccAAGAATCATGCGAATGATTCGggagaagtcagatgcccatttgttcagtgtgtcaatatgttgagtcagaaactggatgtggtggaggctcacatacacagataggggtttctgcagcgatacgggaagtggacctaccacggtgaagttgatatgcctccagtagtggacgGCGAGGCTCCAGTTACTGATAAGATTATTGACATCATCAATggtgttattggtgaacaagacactaacgaagaaggcgtaaatgaaggaatttcatatggtggtggcaatagtgcggagAAAAAATTGATGACATGTTTCAAGAGGTAGAAGCTGAGTTATATCCTagttgtacttggttgtcttccttgaacttcttggcaaagatgatgcacatgaatgttatgaataaatggacaaatagttcatttgaagaacttttgaagtttatgaaatttgcattcccgaaTGAGAATAAAATTCTGGCatcattctatgagtctaagaaaaaaacgaggaagttagggttaggttatcactCAATTCATGCTTCCAAGTACAACTGTTGCCCTGTGGTAGGAGTTCAAGACTATTTGGCACTACAAGAAAACAtgattttaataacaccaaaaatgtgttatcaaaacataccataacactttttgatgtgttaagaccgactatgttatcgtaggtcagggtactttacataacactttatcattgttatacagatgtgttattatactgtcaacgataacacactttctgtgttattttaataaatagataagtgtttaattatattatttatagtcgattatataacacatttcaatacttataaatttgtgctatactacactttagtataacacattttttgtgttatactacactttagtataacacattttttgtgttatataatgaagtttgcataacaaaattctttacttataaaaagtgttattgtaatagatattataacacattttttgtattattttaatatttagataagtttaaattctcattatatattcatttatataacactaatttattctattatatttttattttttatttatataattaaaattagctttcttatatatactagcatcatcaaataaacttgattttcaaata
The genomic region above belongs to Humulus lupulus chromosome 1, drHumLupu1.1, whole genome shotgun sequence and contains:
- the LOC133789042 gene encoding pathogenesis-related protein 1-like, translated to MESRSLVRISQALLFMTCIVGFAIAQDSQQDFLNAHNSARAMVGVGPLSWDDRVASYAQQYANQRIGDCNLVHSGGPYGENIAWGSADLSGVDAVKMWVNEKADYDYNSNTCAAGKVCGHYTQVVWRNSVRLGCAKVRCNNNKGTFITCNYDPPGNFVGQRPY